The following are encoded together in the Salvelinus fontinalis isolate EN_2023a chromosome 38, ASM2944872v1, whole genome shotgun sequence genome:
- the LOC129838011 gene encoding uncharacterized protein LOC129838011 isoform X1 has protein sequence MFEKPRTRSRTLNCDHDYAKPPLGSQYTVAMEMVPEDIVIQETVGAEVELLEDVNKGHKRSPPDREPSENLSFISTPVHLEIPRVSVPRPFSMPEDSSDDDCDLSGDSISAYGMELGGKCWECGMQFKSGQELIEHFESHRSKVSTSCNICRVTFSRTISLAMHLVNAHPNSVLHCSNCQLHFSNLWDLNKHIGIHLFTELLNTPLGDISNNVLNSSEETLKGQYTLPSALALKHEDNSNDCLNGSEETLKGQHTVPLVVALDHEDTLNDGLNGSEETLNAQCTPPSAVTLDHTYSMERNGRVTKTRHRLEESEEEEEDVKPDPSTLTPTLRICVKLERGVEVDGAPLQWDEGISDGEGGEYSEHTESAGGTDNERLTESSGETDIDEEDIRLSEEEEEIKSKQEEDRKNDIHSEKEDEDAEMLIDEDVEPSSSEQESEFNPEELSDSDTGSSSTGESSGSSYTPVRTRNAKTRPFRTKQPQTKLSQVMPYYCIYCAKGPYHNMEFHVKTCNMRKDFQCSLCQAVFPTEMAMLDHQVRAHSEAISGQMYACEFCRQVFPDLAIYKNHNCPKKDTSPPYVPDPTTCIHCGTGPFTNMDVHLRSCSWKGLTCTECRVLFHNRKALQNHNVSVHGQLSTMCAVCGRGPFTDMDFHLRSCSRDWSFQCSECKVQFPSEKSLVDHNLKYHSATSKTSDQGVCVYCGSGPFTSLDIHMRTCSKQKGLKCSVCKVFFPTESVLADHMVCYHSTPYHVHRTPYQVQSIPYQVQSTDSETPEGTCPHCGRGPFTSLDIHLRTCSGKKGFKCFVCNVFFPTETALADHKVLVHSIPSETPDKGTCDHCGKGPFTNLDNHMKTCSERKCIQCSVCKFFFSSDVLANHMISYHSTKSRVQSPVTETPDKGACVRCGRGPFTSLEHHMKYCNKQKGIQCVMCKAYFLTEGSLVDHIVLAHADKLVTQAGGSSATTFSFVPMAISTTSGQQSPSSSTLMCYSSGIKELKQLAPVPVADQGPSAVGQLTPAGQSTVSLPRVMLSTTSSSQPAVPVVATLLFDNTGGGPGKMARLVPVASQTNPPKPQVTAPTQTNTTKTLGQFSNLLQQTVHQAKSVQQQTPRPTALAMEPIRSPTTPSPRPVSASALGKITMIHLSPVPTPPLAQSSPLTLAFAPAPLSIMCMFVNRSKELALEKRMKMSWRSKGTYTCRQCGAVSQQPSLSVKHRYLHRGSRRYRCHCGRSFLRRLHLLRHYLQHAQATRYICTACGETFDGAKCLAQHMVGVSNTTRCPGDSITLKLRKECRIPFSCHCGQMFCRPAAFLWHKLKNTQRT, from the exons GACAGGGAACCCTCTGAAAATCTCAGCTTTATTTCTACACCTGTACACTTG GAGATCCCCAGGGTTTCTGTGCCACGCCCGTTCTCGATGCCAGAGGACTCGAGTGACGATGACTGTGACCTGTCAGGGGACAGCATCTCTGCTTACGGCATGGAGCTGGGGGGAAAGTGCTGGGAATGTGGCATGCAATTCAAGTCTGGCCAGGAGTTGATTGAACACTTTGAGAGCCATAGGTCCAAGGTCTCAACGTCCTGCAACATCTGTCGGGTGACTTTCAGTCGCACAATATCACTGGCCATGCACCTAGTCAACGCACacccaaactcagtcctccatTGCAGCAACTGCCAGCTGCATTTCAGCAACTTGTGGGATCTCAACAAGCACATAGGAATACACTTGTTCACCGAGTTGTTAAATACACCCCTTGGGGACATCTCAAATAATGTCTTGAATAGCAGTGAAGAAACTTTAAAGGGACAGTATACTCTACCTTCAGCCTTGGCCCTCAAACATGAGGACAACTCAAATGATTGCTTGAATGGAAGTGAAGAGACTTTAAAGGGACAGCATACTGTTCCTTTGGTGGTGGCTCTTGACCATGAGGACACCTTAAATGATGGCTTGAATGGAAGTGAGGAGACTTTAAATGCACAGTGTACTCCACCTTCAGCGGTGACCCTAGACCATACATACAGCATGGAACGCAATGGGAGAGTGACAAAGACAAGACATAGGCTGGAGgaatcagaggaggaggaggaagatgtcaAACCAGACCCCTCCACTCTGACTCCCACACTGAGGATCTGTGTCAAACTGGAGAGAGGGGTTGAGGTTGATGGCGCCCCCCTCCAGTGGGATGAGGGTATCAGCGATGGAGAGGGGGGTGAATATAGCGAACACACTGAGAGCGCTGGAGGAACAGACAACGAAAGGTTAACAGAGAGCAGCGGGGAAACGGATATCGATGAGGAGGACATCAGGCTgagtgaagaagaggaggaaattAAAAGCAAACAGGAGGAGGATAGGAAGAATGACATCCACAGCGAAAAAGAGGACGAAGATGCTGAGATGCTTATTGACGAAGATGTTGAGCCCTCCTCGTCTGAGCAGGAGTCAGAATTTAACCCAGAAGAGTTATCAGATTCTGACACGGGGTCCAGCAGCACTGGGGAATCCAGTGGGTCTTCTTACACTCCTGTACGCACACGGAACGCCAAGACCCGGCCATTCCGGACTAAGCAGCCCCAGACCAAGTTGTCCCAAGTCATGCCTTATTATTGCATCTATTGTGCCAAAGGACCGTATCATAATATGGAATTTCATGTGAAGACCTGCAATATGAGGAAGGACTTTCAATGCTCTTTATGCCAAGCAGTCTTCCCTACTGAGATGGCCATGTTGGACCATCAGGTTCGGGCTCACTCTGAAGCCATATCGGGCCAAATGTACGCCTGTGAGTTCTGCCGTCAGGTCTTCCCCGATCTGGCCATCTACAAAAACCACAACTGTCCCAAAAAAGACACATCCCCCCCATATGTTCCTGATCCCACTACGTGTATCCATTGTGGAACAGGGCCATTCACTAATATGGATGTTCATTTGAGAAGCTGCAGTTGGAAAGGTCTTACATGCACTGAGTGCAGAGTACTCTTCCATAATAGGAAGGCCCTGCAGAACCATAATGTTTCAGTTCACGGACAGCTTTCCACTATGTGTGCTGTTTGCGGCAGAGGGCCATTCACTGATATGGACTTCCATTTGAGGAGCTGCTCTAGGGATTGGTCCTTCCAATGCTCTGAGTGCAAAGTCCAATTTCCTTCTGAGAAATCTCTGGTGGACCATAATCTTAAATATCACAGCGCCACATCAAAGACCTCTGACCAaggtgtctgtgtttattgcggCAGTGGACCATTCACTAGTCTGGACATCCACATGAGGACCTGCTCTAAGCAGAAGGGCTTAAAATGCTCTGTGTGCAAAGTTTTTTTTCCTACTGAATCGGTCCTGGCTGATCATATGGTTTGCTATCACAGCACCCCATACCATGTCCATAGAACCCCATACCAAGTCCAGAGCATCCCATACCAAGTCCAGAGCACGGACTCCGAGACCCCTGAAGGTACCTGTCCCCATTGTGGCAGAGGTCCATTCACTAGTCTGGATATCCACTTGAGGACCTGCTCTGGGAAGAAGGGCTTCAAATGCTTTGTTTGCAACGTTTTCTTTCCTACAGAGACAGCCCTGGCCGACCATAAGGTTCTCGTTCACAGTATCCCATCAGAGACCCCTGACAAAGGTACCTGTGACCATTGTGGCAAGGGGCCATTCACTAATCTGGACAACCACATGAAGACCTGCTCTGAGAGGAAGTGCATCCAATGTTCTGTGTGCAAGTTTTTCTTTTCTAGTGATGTCCTGGCCAACCATATGATTTCCTATCACAGTACCAAGTCCCGAGTTCAGAGCCCAGTCACAGAGACGCCTGACAAAGGGGCCTGTGTCCGTTGCGGAAGAGGGCCCTTCACTAGTCTGGAACATCACATGAAGTACTGCAATAAACAGAAGGGCATCCAATGCGTTATGTGTAAAGCTTACTTTCTTACTGAGGGCAGTCTGGTGGACCATATTGTTTTGGCTCACGCTGACAAGCTGGTCACCCAAGCTGGTGGGTCCTCCGCTACGACTTTCTCCTTCGTACCCATGGCTATCTCTACCACCTCAGGCCAGCAGAGCCCCAGTAGCTCCACCCTGATGTGTTACAGTAGTGGCATCAAGGAGCTGAAACAACTGGCCCCAGTCCCCGTGGCTGATCAGGGCCCCAGTGCAGTTGGCCAGCTAACACCTGCTGGACAGTCTACTGTGTCTCTGCCTAGAGTAATGCTGTCTACCACCTCCTCTTCCCAGCCAGCTGTTCCTGTGGTGGCCACCTTGCTCTTTGACAACACTGGTGGTGGTCCAGGGAAAATGGCCAGGCTGGTCCCAGTGGCCTCACAGACCAACCCTCCCAAACCGCAGGTCACGGCACCCACGCAGACTAACACAACAAAGACCCTTGGGCAGTTCTCTAACCTTCTTCAACAGACTGTCCATCAGGCAAAATCTGTCCAACAGCAGACACCCAGGCCCACTGCCCTAGCCATGGAGCCTATCAGATCCCCCACCACCCCATCCCCTAGACCTGTCTCAGCCTCGGCCCTGGGGAAAATCACCATGATCCACCTCTCACCTGTCCCTACCCCCCCCCTAGCTCAGTCTTCACCCCTTACCCTTGCCTTTGCCCCAGCCCCTCTTAGCATCATGTGTATGTTTGTGAATAGAAGTAAGGAGCTGGCCCTGGAGAAACGCATGAAGATGAGCTGGCGCTCCAAGGGCACCTACACCTGCCGCCAGTGCGGCGCCGTCTCGCAGCAGCCCTCGCTCAGTGTGAAGCACCGCTACCTCCACCGGGGCTCCCGGCGGTACCGCTGCCACTGTGGTAGGTCGTTCCTGCGGCGGCTGCACCTCCTGCGCCACTACCTCCAGCACGCCCAGGCCACCCGCTACATATGCACTGCCTGCGGGGAGACCTTCGACGGCGCAAAGTGCCTCGCACAGCACATGGTTGGAGTTTCCAACACGACTAGATGTCCAGGTGACAGCATAACTTTGAAGCTGAGGAAAGAGTGCCGGATACCCTTCTCCTGTCACTGTGGGCAGATGTTTTGTAGGCCTGCTGCTTTTCTCTGGCACAAACTGAAAAACACCCAAAGGACTTAA
- the LOC129838011 gene encoding uncharacterized protein LOC129838011 isoform X4, which produces MEYKGVIQVRNDRMSCIAGGEIPRVSVPRPFSMPEDSSDDDCDLSGDSISAYGMELGGKCWECGMQFKSGQELIEHFESHRSKVSTSCNICRVTFSRTISLAMHLVNAHPNSVLHCSNCQLHFSNLWDLNKHIGIHLFTELLNTPLGDISNNVLNSSEETLKGQYTLPSALALKHEDNSNDCLNGSEETLKGQHTVPLVVALDHEDTLNDGLNGSEETLNAQCTPPSAVTLDHTYSMERNGRVTKTRHRLEESEEEEEDVKPDPSTLTPTLRICVKLERGVEVDGAPLQWDEGISDGEGGEYSEHTESAGGTDNERLTESSGETDIDEEDIRLSEEEEEIKSKQEEDRKNDIHSEKEDEDAEMLIDEDVEPSSSEQESEFNPEELSDSDTGSSSTGESSGSSYTPVRTRNAKTRPFRTKQPQTKLSQVMPYYCIYCAKGPYHNMEFHVKTCNMRKDFQCSLCQAVFPTEMAMLDHQVRAHSEAISGQMYACEFCRQVFPDLAIYKNHNCPKKDTSPPYVPDPTTCIHCGTGPFTNMDVHLRSCSWKGLTCTECRVLFHNRKALQNHNVSVHGQLSTMCAVCGRGPFTDMDFHLRSCSRDWSFQCSECKVQFPSEKSLVDHNLKYHSATSKTSDQGVCVYCGSGPFTSLDIHMRTCSKQKGLKCSVCKVFFPTESVLADHMVCYHSTPYHVHRTPYQVQSIPYQVQSTDSETPEGTCPHCGRGPFTSLDIHLRTCSGKKGFKCFVCNVFFPTETALADHKVLVHSIPSETPDKGTCDHCGKGPFTNLDNHMKTCSERKCIQCSVCKFFFSSDVLANHMISYHSTKSRVQSPVTETPDKGACVRCGRGPFTSLEHHMKYCNKQKGIQCVMCKAYFLTEGSLVDHIVLAHADKLVTQAGGSSATTFSFVPMAISTTSGQQSPSSSTLMCYSSGIKELKQLAPVPVADQGPSAVGQLTPAGQSTVSLPRVMLSTTSSSQPAVPVVATLLFDNTGGGPGKMARLVPVASQTNPPKPQVTAPTQTNTTKTLGQFSNLLQQTVHQAKSVQQQTPRPTALAMEPIRSPTTPSPRPVSASALGKITMIHLSPVPTPPLAQSSPLTLAFAPAPLSIMCMFVNRSKELALEKRMKMSWRSKGTYTCRQCGAVSQQPSLSVKHRYLHRGSRRYRCHCGRSFLRRLHLLRHYLQHAQATRYICTACGETFDGAKCLAQHMVGVSNTTRCPGDSITLKLRKECRIPFSCHCGQMFCRPAAFLWHKLKNTQRT; this is translated from the exons ATGGAGTATAAAGGTGTGATTCAAGTTAGGAATGACAGAATGTCATGTATTGCTGGtggg GAGATCCCCAGGGTTTCTGTGCCACGCCCGTTCTCGATGCCAGAGGACTCGAGTGACGATGACTGTGACCTGTCAGGGGACAGCATCTCTGCTTACGGCATGGAGCTGGGGGGAAAGTGCTGGGAATGTGGCATGCAATTCAAGTCTGGCCAGGAGTTGATTGAACACTTTGAGAGCCATAGGTCCAAGGTCTCAACGTCCTGCAACATCTGTCGGGTGACTTTCAGTCGCACAATATCACTGGCCATGCACCTAGTCAACGCACacccaaactcagtcctccatTGCAGCAACTGCCAGCTGCATTTCAGCAACTTGTGGGATCTCAACAAGCACATAGGAATACACTTGTTCACCGAGTTGTTAAATACACCCCTTGGGGACATCTCAAATAATGTCTTGAATAGCAGTGAAGAAACTTTAAAGGGACAGTATACTCTACCTTCAGCCTTGGCCCTCAAACATGAGGACAACTCAAATGATTGCTTGAATGGAAGTGAAGAGACTTTAAAGGGACAGCATACTGTTCCTTTGGTGGTGGCTCTTGACCATGAGGACACCTTAAATGATGGCTTGAATGGAAGTGAGGAGACTTTAAATGCACAGTGTACTCCACCTTCAGCGGTGACCCTAGACCATACATACAGCATGGAACGCAATGGGAGAGTGACAAAGACAAGACATAGGCTGGAGgaatcagaggaggaggaggaagatgtcaAACCAGACCCCTCCACTCTGACTCCCACACTGAGGATCTGTGTCAAACTGGAGAGAGGGGTTGAGGTTGATGGCGCCCCCCTCCAGTGGGATGAGGGTATCAGCGATGGAGAGGGGGGTGAATATAGCGAACACACTGAGAGCGCTGGAGGAACAGACAACGAAAGGTTAACAGAGAGCAGCGGGGAAACGGATATCGATGAGGAGGACATCAGGCTgagtgaagaagaggaggaaattAAAAGCAAACAGGAGGAGGATAGGAAGAATGACATCCACAGCGAAAAAGAGGACGAAGATGCTGAGATGCTTATTGACGAAGATGTTGAGCCCTCCTCGTCTGAGCAGGAGTCAGAATTTAACCCAGAAGAGTTATCAGATTCTGACACGGGGTCCAGCAGCACTGGGGAATCCAGTGGGTCTTCTTACACTCCTGTACGCACACGGAACGCCAAGACCCGGCCATTCCGGACTAAGCAGCCCCAGACCAAGTTGTCCCAAGTCATGCCTTATTATTGCATCTATTGTGCCAAAGGACCGTATCATAATATGGAATTTCATGTGAAGACCTGCAATATGAGGAAGGACTTTCAATGCTCTTTATGCCAAGCAGTCTTCCCTACTGAGATGGCCATGTTGGACCATCAGGTTCGGGCTCACTCTGAAGCCATATCGGGCCAAATGTACGCCTGTGAGTTCTGCCGTCAGGTCTTCCCCGATCTGGCCATCTACAAAAACCACAACTGTCCCAAAAAAGACACATCCCCCCCATATGTTCCTGATCCCACTACGTGTATCCATTGTGGAACAGGGCCATTCACTAATATGGATGTTCATTTGAGAAGCTGCAGTTGGAAAGGTCTTACATGCACTGAGTGCAGAGTACTCTTCCATAATAGGAAGGCCCTGCAGAACCATAATGTTTCAGTTCACGGACAGCTTTCCACTATGTGTGCTGTTTGCGGCAGAGGGCCATTCACTGATATGGACTTCCATTTGAGGAGCTGCTCTAGGGATTGGTCCTTCCAATGCTCTGAGTGCAAAGTCCAATTTCCTTCTGAGAAATCTCTGGTGGACCATAATCTTAAATATCACAGCGCCACATCAAAGACCTCTGACCAaggtgtctgtgtttattgcggCAGTGGACCATTCACTAGTCTGGACATCCACATGAGGACCTGCTCTAAGCAGAAGGGCTTAAAATGCTCTGTGTGCAAAGTTTTTTTTCCTACTGAATCGGTCCTGGCTGATCATATGGTTTGCTATCACAGCACCCCATACCATGTCCATAGAACCCCATACCAAGTCCAGAGCATCCCATACCAAGTCCAGAGCACGGACTCCGAGACCCCTGAAGGTACCTGTCCCCATTGTGGCAGAGGTCCATTCACTAGTCTGGATATCCACTTGAGGACCTGCTCTGGGAAGAAGGGCTTCAAATGCTTTGTTTGCAACGTTTTCTTTCCTACAGAGACAGCCCTGGCCGACCATAAGGTTCTCGTTCACAGTATCCCATCAGAGACCCCTGACAAAGGTACCTGTGACCATTGTGGCAAGGGGCCATTCACTAATCTGGACAACCACATGAAGACCTGCTCTGAGAGGAAGTGCATCCAATGTTCTGTGTGCAAGTTTTTCTTTTCTAGTGATGTCCTGGCCAACCATATGATTTCCTATCACAGTACCAAGTCCCGAGTTCAGAGCCCAGTCACAGAGACGCCTGACAAAGGGGCCTGTGTCCGTTGCGGAAGAGGGCCCTTCACTAGTCTGGAACATCACATGAAGTACTGCAATAAACAGAAGGGCATCCAATGCGTTATGTGTAAAGCTTACTTTCTTACTGAGGGCAGTCTGGTGGACCATATTGTTTTGGCTCACGCTGACAAGCTGGTCACCCAAGCTGGTGGGTCCTCCGCTACGACTTTCTCCTTCGTACCCATGGCTATCTCTACCACCTCAGGCCAGCAGAGCCCCAGTAGCTCCACCCTGATGTGTTACAGTAGTGGCATCAAGGAGCTGAAACAACTGGCCCCAGTCCCCGTGGCTGATCAGGGCCCCAGTGCAGTTGGCCAGCTAACACCTGCTGGACAGTCTACTGTGTCTCTGCCTAGAGTAATGCTGTCTACCACCTCCTCTTCCCAGCCAGCTGTTCCTGTGGTGGCCACCTTGCTCTTTGACAACACTGGTGGTGGTCCAGGGAAAATGGCCAGGCTGGTCCCAGTGGCCTCACAGACCAACCCTCCCAAACCGCAGGTCACGGCACCCACGCAGACTAACACAACAAAGACCCTTGGGCAGTTCTCTAACCTTCTTCAACAGACTGTCCATCAGGCAAAATCTGTCCAACAGCAGACACCCAGGCCCACTGCCCTAGCCATGGAGCCTATCAGATCCCCCACCACCCCATCCCCTAGACCTGTCTCAGCCTCGGCCCTGGGGAAAATCACCATGATCCACCTCTCACCTGTCCCTACCCCCCCCCTAGCTCAGTCTTCACCCCTTACCCTTGCCTTTGCCCCAGCCCCTCTTAGCATCATGTGTATGTTTGTGAATAGAAGTAAGGAGCTGGCCCTGGAGAAACGCATGAAGATGAGCTGGCGCTCCAAGGGCACCTACACCTGCCGCCAGTGCGGCGCCGTCTCGCAGCAGCCCTCGCTCAGTGTGAAGCACCGCTACCTCCACCGGGGCTCCCGGCGGTACCGCTGCCACTGTGGTAGGTCGTTCCTGCGGCGGCTGCACCTCCTGCGCCACTACCTCCAGCACGCCCAGGCCACCCGCTACATATGCACTGCCTGCGGGGAGACCTTCGACGGCGCAAAGTGCCTCGCACAGCACATGGTTGGAGTTTCCAACACGACTAGATGTCCAGGTGACAGCATAACTTTGAAGCTGAGGAAAGAGTGCCGGATACCCTTCTCCTGTCACTGTGGGCAGATGTTTTGTAGGCCTGCTGCTTTTCTCTGGCACAAACTGAAAAACACCCAAAGGACTTAA